The Cydia splendana chromosome 2, ilCydSple1.2, whole genome shotgun sequence nucleotide sequence agacggcgcgcgaactcgcatgcgattttagttacattgcggactgttggttacgtccaatacaaccgaccgatcaaaaatcgcaatgtaatgaaactcgtatgcgagttctcgcatcgtctaaatgagccctaattaTGGTACTAAGACTTTCAACACTGCCTGAACTTTGTAATTGTAAGGCTACACAGCCGAGTCAAGTCAAATCATTAATATTCTACCGAATTAGTTCGAAATCATAACGAGCACTGCGCCGAACATTATTCAACGTCACTGCAGGCATACAATATTCAAGTCGTGCACTCGCAAAGCATTCACTAACGGGTAAGTACGTTTTTAATTAGTAAAAGGAAATTAACGGGCTTCCAAAAGATGCCTTAAAATATGAATGATCTCTTGCAATTTACAGCATTTCTATTtcaataataagaataaattatttttccctTCACATCTTTTTATGTGCTCATTGATTGTCATTATTCCGTAGGTACTTGTCTTTCGACGTTAAGGACACGTTCGCAGGAACAACAAATGAGTTAAGAGTTAATAGGCTGGCTCATTTTTGACTGCTTCGCTATCGCGTTTGTTGAAGGACAAATACATAAGGTAATATAATGCGAAAATAGTGGTACTTTTTGTCATCTTctaggtacataataattggATTGCGCAGAAATATCTAGGTACAGTAATAAATTTGTACCTACTGCAATAATAAGGTTCCAATATTATAGATATCACAGGTATCTAAAGTCTATACGCATATAGGTAACACCACGATATATGGATTTCCCAGTAGGCCCGTCTTATCAATTACCTACTTAAGATGCAGTAATATAAAATATCCCTACTGGCCCGCAATCACATTTGCGGATTCTGTAGCCAGTTTTATAGGCAACCTAATAATCAGATAGACTCGCATAGGTCGCAATtttacactgagagaaaaaactaacaaaaacacacttagaattacaaaaataaaacttaatccggggacaaggagaatcaactaataggaacaaattgacttttgcaatttccatttagtaggaaatacaacttctatatttgtaatttgaagtatgctagagtaatttcagaaatttggttttgttattccgagaggtgctttagcaatatcggaggtgatgacgtcatgggtgaaaactaaccgttttgtaattctaagcgtgctttagcaatatcggagacgatgacgtcataggttttactaaactgtactgcgattccaagctagctgttgttattctaaagataatgacgtcacaggcaaaaactaaactgtttgcaattcctccgcccctagcaaacgggcgccgcgagagcatgtcgcgcgcgtggtagctacccgtctctatttctgtctgtatgaataaaaaagcatttggtagtatatctctgttaGGGTGTCCCTTATAtgggcaaaaaatatttttttttatttttttggtacgCATACCCCTCAatattattagaaatgctaaaaaaaacagaCCTGCAAAATTACAATACTCTGTGATAACGGTAACCCGTGCCGACTTGGCTTCAAAGTTCGAAGTATTTTTTAGTAGGCAAAAATATACTAAGAATTCAAACTTGCTACGAAATGACTAAACGAAATAgggaaataagtaaaaataaacatcatAATCATGAAATtaaatgttattataattatttgggATACATTTTTCGCAGAGTAGCTTTTTTACAATCAGGATAAAGCTTTCTGTGCTCTTGAACACAACGTAATAGGAACTGTTTCTGCTCTTCGTCCGCCGTTATTAATCCGTGAAAGTCTTGCATCAGCTTAACTGCCCTTTCTGCTGTATCATTAACTGCTCGAAGAGTCGAAATTTTAGATTTAGCATTCAAGTAAGCATCATTTTGGCTCCACATTAAAACAGGAACACTCAAGAAGCTTGTGTCAATTTTCAAGCGTGTAAACAAATGTTTGCTCTTTGTAGACACGAAATCATCCAAACATTTAGTAAATAAAGTGTTTGCGATTTCTTGTTTAGATGGAACATATCTCTTTTCCAGATGGCACGGCTTCTCGTTATCATACTCTAGTTTAGAAATCATCCGTATTTTCACTTCATCGTCTAGTTCATCATCGAAAATTGCTAAAATGGCAACCTCATCCGTCAAATACCACAAGTGTTTGCAGAACTTATCTAAAGCTGCTTTCGAGATCACTTTGTCAATCGCTTCATACCTCTTCAATGTTTTTAGAAAACACAAGTCCTGATTAGGAGCCTTCACAGCCATATTGCACTGAAGTCATGGTTTGACATATGAAGTCGCTATAAATAGAGAAACATCTTGCAATGCTCGCTTGTCCTTTGCACTAATTTTTATTTGGTCTTTTagcaaaaacatttttatagcGTAAATCGCTCTTGCCATCCACCGAGCTTGGTGCATCGCACCAGGTGgcttaatttttaatttgttttcgcTATCGCCACCCAAATATATTACCGACAGTTCAATGAGTTCGCGATAGTCATCTCGCACAGTATTTTTCTTTAACTCTTTCCAATAAAATCCAAGGAGTTCACTGCGGACTGCATCGTTGACGTGTTTTTTCACAAAATCTGGACAGGTTTCAAAGACACTTGGATTAACATTTTTCCAGTTatctttaaactttttaaaaagtGGAAtatcaggggcctatttctcgtacgttacaagttcacaagtctacaagcttacatttaaaatttcattgtacaagtgtgttttaattctgtttctcgtaggaatgattactacaagtgctacaaggcggctgtctaaagttagaaaataggtttgtttactatgcaaaaaggaaatgcaatggccattataaatgttatcttaatgtcaatgtcactgttatgcatcataattttaataagaggaaaataaaatggctgacttgtgttttCGGATATACATGCgtataataatacaagtagtaatgaaaagcgtttctcaaaattatcaattacaagtgtaaaatcaaactcagtttcgtcagtcactctatgaatgtttacaagcttcagggtgggtcagttttttttttataatacgggtgaattcgttacaaaattattatgttattggtcatttactggttctttcccaattataataatttcataggaatgagtttactgttttttttttagaataaaagctaaatttaaataatattactgactttaacgaagtgcattcaaaacttacacgttggagatcttaaaaatgcaatatcttcatttatttattaatcgatttttaccaaaaacgcatattagcagtttatagagactcctcattatttcgtgataagtcacaagctacaagtataaagtacagcttttgagaaacgaaattactattttagtatataatatctactagtgttagtcaacttgtgaaacaacaacacttgtgaaaactcttttatccccgctcttgtaacaattatacatttacgtgaaacggaaacttgtaaaaaatattgaaatacaagcgttaccatagatacacacttgtattacaagactggtaacgtacgagaaataggccccaggGCTACGGGTGACTTGTGGTATTTTAGCTTCAAATATACTTTTCAGAACGAGTTCGTAGACATGGTGGCGACAGGCAAACAGTAATAGCTCTCTTTCCATTTTTTGTTCTAGTATTGAACACGCACCATTGTAGCGACCAGTATTTGAAGCCGTGGTATCGCAGCACATAATCTGTATTTTGTCATTAAGATCCCAATTTTGAAGGGCTTGTAAAACGGCTTGAGCTTGTTCTTTTCCTGATGAACTGTCTATCTTGGGCACAGCAAGAAGTTGTTCTTTGTCTTCGTACGTGATCACGATCGGCAGTCGTTCCTCTTTTGAACTTCGTACATCTGTGGCAGGTAGTAATTTGCCATCCCAGTGAATAGTAGCAATTTCAGGAACATTGTTTTGGAAATCAGTTTTTATTCCCTCAGCCCTAATTTTTCGTGTCTGCGTTCGAATTCGTTGTATCGAAGATTTATTTACGGGGTAGTCATCGATATTTAGGTCCAATGCTTCAATTGTAGCCTGAATGACGTAAACGGAATCTCTTGTGCTTAGTTGACATCTATCTAAGGCTGCTACTAACTTAGGTGAAATAAAGTCCTTTCGGCCCCTTTTAACAACGGTGACTTGGGGAGTAACAGGTAATGTCAATACGGGTTCATCTAGAGAACGATCGGATAAACCATGAATGGAAGACGTAGGGCTGTGAACCAGCGAATAATCATATGGCGGCGAAGGTTCTGCGATAGATGTGTTTTTTAATCTTCTTTTCTCTTCGTCTATTTTCCGTTGCCGGGCTCGCTCTTCCTTTTCTGCCAATTTTTGGTCAATTCCTGCTAGACTACCCTGACGCCCCGGTTCTCTCTGTTGCTGTAAAAATACTCTATCTTCTTCAATCTTTATCATTTGCAGAGCGTCAGCATGTGCGATATCAAATAAATTGTCCAACTTGTCTTTAAAATCGTGCTCCCGGCGTTTATGAATGTCATTGCTtttcttacaatttttttgtaaatcacGCCAAATTTGGTAAAGGTCTACAAGCTTTTTAACACAGTTAGGTACTGACCGTGTAGGTATTCTAGCCTTATCCCAAAAAATAATACACTCACGAATAGCAAGATTAGCACTTTCGTTTACTTTTAAATTCACTTcgcgaatattataaaaaaagacCGCTAGTACTTGCCTATTTGACGGCAATTTCGCTCCTGTTATCTGATGTTTTATGTTACCCACTAGGTAAATGTCCTTTTTTGAACTTCGTAGTTCAATATCCAttttaaaaaacaaacaaaaacctCCCAGATACAACGAAATGTAAAACTACACTAAGTGATTACGCAGTATGTTCCGATCGCTCAAAGCAACTTGTACGGGCAAGTTTCAGCTTCAAGTCGGCACGGGTTCCCGTTCATAGATCaagctcatttttattttaggaGTATTTTAGAATATATGGAACAAATTTAGGGGGTAtgcgtaaaaaaaaattaggtcgAAAAATAAGGGACACCCtaatctctgtactaaagaggcactataaaagcctgtcgagatattctacccattcctttcttattcatacagtcagaaagagactagtagttattacgcgcgcaacatgctctcgcggcgcacctgtgctagggaggttggaattgcaaacagtttagatttacctttgatgtcattatcactagaataacaacagctagctcgaagttgcagaacaatatattcctgtagaccccaactacacagtaggtcgcgggttaatatgtccatggcccacaatatatcctaaatttattatttaacttaagtatgttttaaacaaagaagacacgagacacgcccgtccgacatccgacacaatactaactctaaacAAATGAACgaagcaagtagctgtgttggtattacaaaactcgtttagtgattggtacaacaatgaacataaacacaacaagtctatctactaaataccagtaaactttgtaatgtatgtcgctatagtaacaactgaattgttattttaaatggggtaatgttattcccgcgaactcgttttttagatattacaaaactatgtaagtgagacatttactaaaatcataacttgaaatcacagatgcttttttccaaaaatcacaaactttactagtaaaaatcggaaaattttagtagtaataaaaatggattgtaacaaatactgaactttgtttaatgctccatttactaaagtctgtttgctgaaattagatttagtattactgagctgtttgtagaaataaataaattttacagaaataatgaaacttccatgattactactaaaacttcattttttcccccagtacagaactgtttattaattcctggtggtgatttttctctcagtgtagttTCAGAAATAAGAagattaggtatatttaatagaAAACAGCCGTTAACCTGCcttagtacctatataaatattagtaaaacAATATGCATATGGAGCTTGACCCGACAAGCGACACGTCTGACTAAGTATATTAATCTTGTCATATCTTTGTATAACGTTTCAGCCAAGGTTCTCGCGGCGAAGGGTTAGATAGGTAAGAGTATAAGCCCTTGCGTAAAGTATGTCCATGATAGAAAAATTTGGTCGGTTCTGTAAGTTTAGCAGGTGTAAACGTTGTCTTTCGTGCGATTATCGAAGTTTTTAGCTAGTTTTTTAATAGGTTAAGAAGTTGAACGCAATGAATCAAAAGTTATCTAATCTTCCGCCGTAATATGTATGTGAATAAGTTGGCAAGGAATCAGTGCCAGAATACGAAACAAATAAGGTACATACTGACTGCAGTCTAAAATTGGGTCAGTGGGTCATC carries:
- the LOC134799409 gene encoding uncharacterized protein LOC134799409, whose translation is MAVKAPNQDLCFLKTLKRYEAIDKVISKAALDKFCKHLWYLTDEVAILAIFDDELDDEVKIRMISKLEYDNEKPCHLEKRYVPSKQEIANTLFTKCLDDFVSTKSKHLFTRLKIDTSFLSVPVLMWSQNDAYLNAKSKISTLRAVNDTAERAVKLMQDFHGLITADEEQKQFLLRCVQEHRKLYPDCKKATLRKMYPK